One window of the Rhipicephalus sanguineus isolate Rsan-2018 chromosome 2, BIME_Rsan_1.4, whole genome shotgun sequence genome contains the following:
- the LOC125757416 gene encoding uncharacterized protein K02A2.6-like: protein MGGYSSSSRLTTLRTLPRNVLHQPLLGILGPGKPTAQVLSPRMTRWCIKLSAYDYDIVYRHCKSHQNADALSRLPLPERLDEPWPPGDVLLFEALSRPPFTATEIARLTQEDSILQRLYKAVQDGTVEKLTVDEFTPYRRRATALAIHRECLTLGSRVIIPSSARSHVLALLHAGNRGMVAMKKCARSYVWWPGIDKVIEETVRQCRECLSTQKSPPKAPIPSWDRPKTPWHTVHVDFAGPLLGRTYLIVVDAQTKWVEVRHVTQATSAVVIDVLRSIFATFGIPRKVVSDNGNAFISNEIRQFYTANGIQATTPPAYHPATNGQAERYVAELKRALLRDTDKSIQCRLARFLYRQHTTIHTATGMSPAKAMFGRELLCPLDLLKRETEIHIPERQETLTKSRRFAVGERVLIRQFLKKPDWIEGEILRRVGPRSWLVKSNHGKVRRHLNHMRKTSQTGHTTQSPTDWSVADDFSDNTTSEETPSSSADQRPDSLNTQDKTSSQLSTATSKAGTTRQLRPPEVRRPPDRYGDFV from the coding sequence ATGGGAGGCTACAGTTCTTCTTCGAGGCTAACGACATTACGGACGCTTCCAAGAAACGTGCTCCATCAACCGCTTCTCGGCATACTGGGTCCAGGGAAGCCAACGGCTCAAGTCCTCTCACCACGCATGACCAGATGGTGCATCAAGTTGTCGGCGTATGACTACGACATCGTCTACAGGCATTGCAAGAGCCATCAAAACGCGGACGCCTTGAGCCGATTGCCACTACCAGAACGTCTCGATGAACCCTGGCCACCAGGCGACGTACTATTGTTCGAAGCTTTGTCGAGACCTCCGTTCACTGCTACAGAGATAGCACGTCTGACACAAGAAGACAGCATCCTGCAGAGGTTGTACAAGGCAGTGCAGGATGGCACAGTGGAGAAACTCACTGTAGATGAGTTCACTCCTTACCGACGACGAGCGACCGCACTAGCAATTCATCGCGAGTGCCTGACACTTGGTTCACGGGTGATCATACCGAGCTCAGCACGATCCCACGTTCTGGCACTTCTGCACGCTGGTAACCGAGGCATGGTAGCCATGAAGAAGTGCGCAAGGAGCTATGTATGGTGGCCCGGAATCGACAAGGTGATCGAAGAAACGGTGCGACAGTGCCGTGAATGCCTTTCAACGCAGAAGAGCCCACCCAAAGCTCCTATCCCCTCCTGGGACCGTCCCAAGACACCATGGCACACggtgcacgttgacttcgcggggcCACTACTCGGGCGCACCTACTTGATTGTTGTGGATGCACAGACAAAGTGGGTGGAAGTCCGGCACGTGACGCAAGCAACATCCGCGGTTGTCATCGATGTGCTACGAAGCATCTTTGCTACGTTTGGCATTCCCCGAAAGGTCGTCTCCGACAACGGAAATGCCTTTATTTCGAACGAGATAAGGCAGTTCTATACTGCAAATGGCATACAGGCTACAACACCACCAGCTTACCATCCTGCCACAAACGGCCAGGCAGAACGCTATGTGGCAGAGCTGAAAAGAGCACTCCTGAGAGATACAGACAAGTCCATACAGTGCCGACTTGCAAGATTCCTGTATAGGCAGCACACGACCATTCACACTGCTACAGGAATGTCACCTGCGAAAGCAATGTTTGGACGAGAGCTTCTATGTCCTCTCGATCTTCTCAAACGGGAGACGGAAATACACATCCCTGAGAGACAGGAGACGTTGACGAAATCCCGTCGCTTCGCAGTGGGAGAGAGAGTGCTCATCCGACAGTTTTTGAAAAAGCCAGATTGGATTGAAGGCGAAATACTGCGCCGCGTCGGACCACGATCCTGGCTTGTAAAAAGCAACCACGGAAAGGTTCGGCGTCACCTCAACCATATGAGGAAAACGAGCCAGACCGGACACACAACCCAATCACCGACAGATTGGAGCGTAGCAGATGATTTCTCGGACAACACAACGTCAGAAGAGACGCCGTCGAGTTCTGCGGATCAACGGCCTGACTCGCTCAACACGCAAGACAAGACTTCCTCGCAACTGTCCACCGCGACGTCAAAAGCAGGAACCACCCGGCAACTGCGACCACCAGAGGTTAGGCGGCCTCCAGACCGCTATGGAGACTTCGTCTAA